One genomic segment of Hordeum vulgare subsp. vulgare chromosome 2H, MorexV3_pseudomolecules_assembly, whole genome shotgun sequence includes these proteins:
- the LOC123429465 gene encoding phylloplanin-like, protein MASKLVLLVATLACVLGGAEAKLGRLVVSGVVPCNTGSLIDIATSPAFPNAEVELRCAGQVVAGATTNTNGSFTMEADLTSALAAFIGRCSLVVDTPLIKCDAQLPPAGRLVSYLQGPLTRLLGGIFHLFPAGFSFHSR, encoded by the exons ATGGCATCTAAGCTGGTTCTCCTCGTGGCCACGCTAGCGTGCGTGCTCGGCGGCGCCGAGGCGAAGCTCGGCAGGCTGGTCGTCAGCGGCGTCGTGCCGTGCAACACCGGCAGCCTCATCGACATCGCCACCTCCCCTGCGTTCCCAA ACGCGGAGGTGGAGCTGCGGTGCGCGGGGCAGGTGGTGGCGGGCGCGACGACCAACACCAACGGGTCCTTCACGATGGAGGCGGACCTGACGAGCGCGCTGGCGGCGTTCATCGGCCGGTGCTCGCTGGTGGTGGACACGCCGCTCATCAAGTGCGATGCCCAGCTGCCGCCGGCGGGGAGGCTCGTGTCCTACCTGCAGGGCCCGCTCACCAGGCTGCTCGGCGGCATCTTTCACCTCTTCCCCGCCGGCTTCTCGTTCCACAGCCGATGA